A single window of Zea mays cultivar B73 chromosome 10, Zm-B73-REFERENCE-NAM-5.0, whole genome shotgun sequence DNA harbors:
- the LOC100273520 gene encoding uncharacterized protein LOC100273520: MASLPCSQIKLSKILVRRKFHESGQTNLPSHLHWKPLRPGRFENFVLRCTKNLSWETSLPYASAQDDASIIKGTGVVEPIDTEEAPQIPILQSDEDVVEVKNEPSWHLKAFKLPMWLVGPSILLVTGIVPTLWLPLSSVFHGPNIAGLLSLVGLDFIFNMGAMLFFLMADACAVKRTVFLT; the protein is encoded by the coding sequence ATGGCCTCTCTGCCTTGTTCACAAATAAAGTTAAGCAAAATACTTGTCAGGAGGAAGTTTCATGAGAGTGGACAGACCAATTTGCCAAGTCATCTTCACTGGAAACCCTTGCGACCTGGCCGTTTTGAAAATTTTGTGCTGCGATGCACCAAGAATTTGTCATGGGAAACATCTCTTCCATATGCCTCTGCACAGGATGATGCCAGTATCATCAAGGGAACAGGTGTTGTTGAACCTATTGATACAGAAGAAGCTCCACAGATTCCAATCCTCCAGAGTGATGAAGATGTTGTAGAGGTGAAGAATGAACCTTCTTGGCATCTTAAGGCATTTAAACTGCCAATGTGGCTAGTAGGGCCTTCAATCCTGTTGGTTACGGGTATAGTTCCAACTTTATGGCTGCCATTGTCTTCAGTGTTTCATGGTCCCAACATCGCTGGCCTTCTATCTCTAGTCGGACTTGACTTCATTTTTAATATGGGAGCAATGTTGTTTTTCCTTATGGCTGATGCATGCGCCGTCAAGAGAACAGTATTTTTGACCTGA
- the LOC100284636 gene encoding aprataxin isoform X1: MRKTFCFGGRRVARKMSERAPMVDGMIRSWRSATSTRRRSGHGFISSNTWHYLVIPIDHIPTVNSLRKTKDDHQLVSHMVKVGKDFLNQDAPNSEEHRFGFHQPPFNSIDHLHLHCLALPFIPSWRQVKYTPLGPLGGFIAAEKLLERIKPEAEAYS, translated from the exons ATGAGGAAGACTTTCTGCTTCGGGGGCAGACGTGTGGCCAGGAAGATGTCGGAACGGGCGCCGATGGTCGACGG GATGATAAGGTCGTGGCGTTCCGCGACATCAACCCGTCGGCGTTCAG GGCATGGGTTCATTTCATCGAACACCTG GCACTATCTTGTCATACCCATTGATCATATACCAACTGTAAATAGCCTCCGCAAAACCAAAGATGATCACCAGTTAG TGAGCCACATGGTGAAGGTGGGGAAAGACTTCCTCAATCAAGATGCTCCAAATTCTGAGGAACACAG GTTTGGGTTCCATCAGCCCCCATTTAATAGTATTGATCACCTTCATCTTCATTGCCTGGCACTGCCATTTATCCCCAG TTGGAGGCAAGTAAAATATACCCCTCTGGGACCTTTAGGGGGGTTTATCGCAGCAGAAAAGCTATTGGAAAGAATAAAACCAGAAGCAGAAGCATACAGTTAG
- the LOC100284636 gene encoding aprataxin, whose translation MRKTFCFGGRRVARKMSERAPMVDGCVFCEIVRGAPASTTALLYSDDKVVAFRDINPSAFRHYLVIPIDHIPTVNSLRKTKDDHQLVSHMVKVGKDFLNQDAPNSEEHRFGFHQPPFNSIDHLHLHCLALPFIPSWRQVKYTPLGPLGGFIAAEKLLERIKPEAEAYS comes from the exons ATGAGGAAGACTTTCTGCTTCGGGGGCAGACGTGTGGCCAGGAAGATGTCGGAACGGGCGCCGATGGTCGACGGGTGCGTGTTCTGCGAGATCGTCCGCGGCgcccccgcctccaccaccgctctcCTCTACTCC GATGATAAGGTCGTGGCGTTCCGCGACATCAACCCGTCGGCGTTCAG GCACTATCTTGTCATACCCATTGATCATATACCAACTGTAAATAGCCTCCGCAAAACCAAAGATGATCACCAGTTAG TGAGCCACATGGTGAAGGTGGGGAAAGACTTCCTCAATCAAGATGCTCCAAATTCTGAGGAACACAG GTTTGGGTTCCATCAGCCCCCATTTAATAGTATTGATCACCTTCATCTTCATTGCCTGGCACTGCCATTTATCCCCAG TTGGAGGCAAGTAAAATATACCCCTCTGGGACCTTTAGGGGGGTTTATCGCAGCAGAAAAGCTATTGGAAAGAATAAAACCAGAAGCAGAAGCATACAGTTAG